In the Gasterosteus aculeatus chromosome X, fGasAcu3.hap1.1, whole genome shotgun sequence genome, one interval contains:
- the LOC120809644 gene encoding electron transfer flavoprotein beta subunit lysine methyltransferase, translated as MLTPLTTGTRYIKAFVKAFGHTSAARCSSNSYRPDSIRRFISENTEIVGQRTLTPEFKLRLFTPNCRFWTEKPELWPFDDPYWAIYWPGGQALSRYLLDNPAVCRGKTVLDLGSGCGAAAIAARLCGAAHVVANDIDLVAAVATHMNCELNLLEPPVCLTNNMIDSPPKGFDLILLGDMFYDEVLATSLHGWLDNCINRHGTKVLIGDPGRAQFEEHRIRRLLRQLAQFELPECVREENYGLTCSSVWCYCPEL; from the exons ATGTTGACACCTTTAACGACCGGAACTCGTTATATTAAAGCATTCGTCAAAGCGTTTGGCCACACGAGCGCAGCCAGATGCTCCTCAAACAGCTATCGGCCCGATTCTATCCGAAGGTTTATTTCGGAGAACACAGAGATAGTCGGACAGCGGACTTTGACCCCAGAGTTCAAACTTAGGCTGTTCACCCCGAACTGCAGATTCTGGACGGAAAAGCCCGAGCTGTGGCCCTTTGACGATCCGTACTGGGCCATATACTGGCCAGGAGGACAAGCGCTCTCGAG GTACCTCCTGGATAACCCCGCAGTGTGTCGGGGTAAGACGGTCCTGGACCTGGGGAGCGGCTGTGGAGCCGCAGCCATCGCGGCAAGACTATGTGGTGCTGCTCATGTAGTTGCCAATGACATTGATCTTG TTGCAGCCGTTGCGACCCACATGAACTGCGAGCTGAACCTCCTGGAGCCGCCAGTTTGTCTAACTAACAACATGATTGACTCGCCACCAAAAGGCTTCGACCTGATCCTCCTAGGCGACATGTTTTACGACGAGGTGCTCGCCACCAGCCTTCACGGCTGGCTGGACAACTGCATCAACCGCCACGGGACCAAAGTCCTGATCGGAGATCCTGGAAGAGCCCAGTTCGAGGAACACCGCATTCGAAGACTCCTGCGGCAGCTGGCTCAGTTTGAGCTGCCCGAGTGCGTCAGAGAGGAGAACTATGGTCTGACCTGCAGCAGTGTTTGGTGCTATTGTCCTGAACTCTGA